A part of Prinia subflava isolate CZ2003 ecotype Zambia unplaced genomic scaffold, Cam_Psub_1.2 scaffold_98_NEW, whole genome shotgun sequence genomic DNA contains:
- the LOC134546499 gene encoding feather keratin Cos2-2-like — protein MSCSEKCQQCRPCEPCCRSCGPCPLASSCNECCVRQCQSSHVVIEPPAVLVTFPGPILSSSPQNTAVGSSTSAAVGNILSCEGVPISSGGFDISCITNCYGGSRCCRPC, from the coding sequence ATGTCCTGCTCGGAGAAGTGCCAGCAGTGCCGGCCCTGCGAGCCTTGCTGCCGGTcctgcggcccctgcccgctggccagcagctgcaatgagtgctgtgtcaggcagtgccagagctcccaCGTCGTCATCGAGCcgcctgctgtgctggtgacctTCCCCGgccccatcctcagctcctccccacaGAACACTGCCgtgggatcctccacctctgctgctgttggcaacatcctcagctgtgagggagtgcccatcagctctgggggcttTGACATCTCTTGCATCACCAACTGCTATGGTGGCAGCAGATGTTGTCGTCCCTGCTAA
- the LOC134546485 gene encoding feather keratin Cos2-2-like codes for MSCSEKCQQCRPCDPCCQSCGPCPLASSCNECCVRQCQSSHVIIEPPAVLVTLPGPILSSSPQNTAVGSSTSAAVGNILSCEGVPISSGGFDISCITNCYGSRCCPPC; via the coding sequence ATGTCCTGCTCGGAGAAGTGCCAGCAGTGCCGGCCCTGTGACCCTTGCTGCCAGTCCTGCGGCCCCTGCCCactggccagcagctgcaatgagtgctgtgtcaggcagtgccagagctcccaCGTCATCATTGAGCcgcctgctgtgctggtgaccctgcccggccccatcctcagctcctccccacaGAACACTGCCgtgggatcctccacctctgctgctgttggcaacatcctcagctgtgagggagtgcccatcagctctgggggcttTGACATCTCCTGCATCACCAACTGCTATGGCAGCAGGTGTTGTCCCCCCTGCTAA